Proteins from a single region of Pseudomonas sp. BSw22131:
- a CDS encoding DEAD/DEAH box helicase, producing MNLPHQPDPALSDFHPAVSAWFRESFPAVTPAQAQAWPLIKQRMSTLIAAPTGSGKTLTAFLAVIDDLVHQGLEQGGALPDQTFVVYVSPLKALSNDIQINLQNPLAGITRQLKSMGLPELRISTAVRTGDTIQKDRTAMRKTAPHILVTTPESLYVLLGSDSGRRMLSTTSTVIVDEIHAIAASKRGSHLALSLERLQALCSASLLRIGLSATQKPIERVSRFLVGSDPVERPCAIVDIGHARPRDLAIEVPPVALTAIMANDVWELVYDRLADLARNHRTTLIFVNTRRMAERMARHLSERLGKLAVAAHHGSLAKEQRLDAEQRLKRGDLQVLIATASLELGIDIGDVDLVCQIGSPRSIASFLQRVGRSGHQVGGTPKGRLFATSRDDLIECTALLDCVRRGELDTLLIPEAPLDVLAQQIIAEVSCQEWHEDALLEMFRRASPYAHVNEDHYQALLRMLAEGYTGRQGVRGAYLHRDAITRTLRGRRGSKLTAVTSGGTIPDNADYSVILEPQALNIGTVNEDFAVESLAGDVFQLGNNSYRILRIESGRVRVEDAQGMPPNIPFWMGEAPGRSAELSFAVARLQEHLGALMTEHPGELSRCTEWLMDTLGLDYASADQIVEYLARAHAVLGALPSQNTLVMERFFDESGGTQLVIHTPFGSRINRAWGLALRKRFCRTFNFELQAAASEDAIVLSLSTSHSFALEEVWRYLNANTAEHLLIQAVLDAPLFGVRWRWNAGVALALPRYTGGRKVAPQLQRMKSEDLIATVFPEQIACLENLVGEREVPDHPLVQQTLDDCLHEAMDAEGWLTLLRRMESGDVRLVSRDLPAPSPLAAEILSARPYAFLDDAPLEERRTQAVLNRRWSDQQSSDDLGALDAEAITAVEQEAWPQPQNPDEMHEALMTLGCISGTEARAQQGWMKWLEALAKSGRATRLQVTPEHALWIALERLSCLQALYPSAEMHPPLAALAGFDDQWTPDEAAVEIVRARLSGFGPLTLPAIGDPLAMPDNLVAQALASLESEGYVLRGRFSPGTVDDQWCERHLLSRIHRYTVKRLRREIEPVSLQDFMRFLFEWQHVSSSTQSQGRAALPEVLDQLEGFSAAAGSWDSDILPARLKDYSQSWLDDACRSGKWVWMRLTARSKVGAAALRSTPIVLLPRTQVSLWSGLTDQPAPTELSLRAQKVHDTLTEHGAMFFDELTAEARLLRTELENALQELVGAGLVNADSFAGLRALITPASKRSAHTSRRNRGAFIGGMDDAGRWALLRRSATPQVIDSKRAPPTDPATLEHIAMTLLRRYGVVFWRVLEREPDWLPSWRELLRTFHRLEARGVIRGGRFVSGLAGEQFALPEAIPVLREIRKTAPDGSLVSISGADPLNLAGTLLPGAKVPALVGNRLVYRDGIPAAAIIAGKPQYWLELDQLAMAQVRDRLLR from the coding sequence ATGAACCTACCCCACCAGCCGGACCCGGCGCTCAGTGATTTTCACCCTGCTGTCAGCGCCTGGTTTCGGGAATCCTTCCCCGCCGTCACACCCGCGCAAGCGCAAGCCTGGCCGCTGATCAAACAGCGCATGTCCACGCTGATTGCAGCGCCGACCGGCTCGGGGAAAACCTTGACGGCGTTTCTGGCGGTGATCGACGACCTCGTTCATCAAGGCCTTGAACAAGGTGGCGCGTTGCCTGACCAGACGTTCGTGGTGTACGTCTCGCCGCTCAAGGCACTGTCCAATGACATCCAGATCAACCTGCAAAATCCGCTTGCCGGAATCACCCGACAACTGAAATCAATGGGCCTGCCGGAACTGCGCATCAGCACCGCCGTGCGCACCGGCGACACGATTCAGAAAGACCGCACGGCGATGCGTAAAACTGCGCCGCACATTCTGGTGACAACCCCCGAGTCTCTGTATGTGTTGCTCGGCTCCGACTCGGGCCGACGCATGTTGTCGACTACCAGCACCGTGATCGTCGACGAAATCCATGCCATCGCCGCCAGCAAGCGCGGCAGTCACCTGGCCTTGAGCCTTGAGCGTTTGCAGGCGCTTTGCAGCGCATCGCTGTTGCGCATCGGGTTGTCGGCGACGCAAAAGCCCATCGAGCGTGTGTCGCGGTTTCTGGTCGGCAGCGACCCGGTCGAACGCCCATGCGCCATTGTCGACATCGGTCACGCACGCCCTCGGGATCTTGCGATTGAAGTCCCGCCCGTCGCGCTGACGGCGATCATGGCCAATGACGTCTGGGAATTGGTTTACGACCGTCTTGCCGATCTCGCTCGCAACCACCGCACCACGCTGATCTTCGTCAACACCCGGCGTATGGCTGAACGCATGGCGCGGCACCTGAGCGAACGCCTTGGCAAGCTGGCGGTGGCCGCGCACCACGGCAGCCTCGCCAAGGAACAACGGCTGGACGCCGAGCAACGGCTCAAGCGGGGCGATCTGCAAGTGCTGATTGCCACCGCATCGCTGGAGTTGGGGATTGATATCGGCGATGTCGACCTGGTCTGTCAGATCGGCTCGCCCCGCTCGATCGCCTCGTTTTTGCAACGTGTCGGGCGCTCGGGCCATCAGGTCGGTGGCACGCCCAAGGGACGTTTGTTTGCAACGTCCCGGGATGACCTCATCGAATGCACGGCGCTACTCGATTGCGTGAGGCGCGGCGAACTGGACACGCTGTTGATTCCCGAGGCGCCGCTGGATGTCCTTGCTCAGCAGATCATTGCCGAGGTCAGTTGCCAGGAATGGCATGAGGACGCGTTGCTGGAGATGTTTCGCCGGGCCTCGCCTTATGCCCACGTCAACGAAGACCACTATCAGGCGCTGCTGCGCATGCTGGCCGAAGGTTATACCGGCCGCCAGGGTGTGCGCGGCGCGTACCTGCACCGCGACGCGATCACCCGCACCTTGCGCGGACGGCGCGGCAGCAAGCTGACGGCAGTGACCAGCGGCGGCACGATCCCGGACAACGCCGACTACAGCGTGATCCTCGAACCCCAGGCGCTGAACATCGGCACGGTCAATGAAGATTTCGCGGTGGAGAGCCTCGCGGGAGACGTCTTTCAGCTCGGCAATAACTCCTACCGCATTCTGCGTATCGAGTCGGGTCGCGTGCGGGTTGAGGACGCGCAAGGAATGCCGCCGAACATACCGTTCTGGATGGGGGAAGCGCCCGGACGCAGCGCCGAATTGTCATTCGCCGTCGCACGTCTTCAAGAACATCTGGGCGCGCTGATGACCGAGCATCCCGGCGAGCTGTCACGGTGTACGGAGTGGCTGATGGACACCCTGGGCCTGGATTACGCCAGCGCCGATCAGATCGTCGAGTACCTGGCACGAGCGCACGCCGTGCTGGGCGCCCTGCCCTCACAGAACACGTTGGTGATGGAGCGCTTTTTCGACGAGTCGGGCGGCACGCAACTGGTGATTCACACGCCGTTTGGCAGCCGGATCAACCGTGCGTGGGGCCTGGCCTTGCGCAAGCGGTTTTGCCGAACGTTCAATTTCGAGCTGCAAGCCGCTGCCAGTGAGGACGCGATTGTGCTGTCGCTGTCCACCAGCCACAGCTTTGCGCTGGAAGAGGTCTGGCGCTATTTAAACGCCAACACCGCCGAACATTTGCTGATTCAGGCGGTGCTCGATGCGCCGTTGTTCGGTGTGCGCTGGCGCTGGAATGCCGGTGTTGCCCTTGCCCTGCCGCGCTATACCGGGGGGCGCAAAGTCGCTCCGCAGTTGCAACGCATGAAAAGCGAAGACCTGATCGCCACGGTGTTTCCGGAGCAGATCGCATGCCTGGAGAACCTCGTGGGTGAACGCGAGGTTCCCGATCACCCTCTGGTCCAGCAAACCCTCGACGATTGCCTGCACGAGGCGATGGACGCCGAAGGTTGGCTGACGTTGCTGCGGCGCATGGAGAGCGGTGATGTGCGGCTGGTCAGTCGGGATTTGCCTGCTCCCTCGCCGCTGGCCGCAGAGATTCTCAGCGCCCGCCCTTACGCATTTCTCGACGACGCGCCGCTGGAGGAGCGCCGTACGCAAGCGGTGCTCAATCGGCGCTGGAGCGATCAGCAATCCTCGGACGACCTGGGCGCTCTGGATGCCGAGGCGATCACCGCTGTTGAGCAGGAAGCGTGGCCACAGCCGCAAAACCCGGACGAGATGCACGAAGCGCTGATGACCCTCGGCTGTATCAGCGGGACCGAGGCGCGGGCGCAACAGGGCTGGATGAAATGGCTTGAGGCCTTGGCGAAGTCAGGTCGCGCAACCCGTTTGCAGGTGACGCCTGAGCATGCACTGTGGATCGCGCTTGAGCGCCTGAGCTGCCTTCAAGCGCTTTACCCCAGCGCCGAGATGCATCCGCCGCTGGCCGCGCTTGCAGGCTTTGATGATCAATGGACGCCGGACGAAGCTGCCGTCGAAATCGTTCGCGCGCGGCTGAGTGGATTCGGCCCGTTGACGTTGCCAGCCATCGGCGATCCCCTGGCGATGCCTGACAACCTTGTGGCTCAGGCGCTGGCAAGTCTGGAGTCTGAAGGCTACGTGCTGCGTGGCCGTTTCAGCCCCGGCACCGTCGACGATCAGTGGTGCGAGCGGCATTTGCTGTCACGCATCCATCGCTACACAGTCAAGCGACTGCGCCGGGAAATCGAGCCGGTGTCGTTGCAGGACTTCATGCGGTTTCTGTTCGAGTGGCAGCACGTGTCGAGCAGTACGCAAAGCCAAGGCCGGGCGGCGCTGCCAGAGGTGCTTGATCAACTGGAAGGGTTTTCAGCGGCAGCGGGCTCGTGGGACAGCGACATCTTGCCTGCGCGCTTGAAGGACTATTCGCAAAGCTGGCTGGACGATGCGTGCCGCTCGGGCAAATGGGTGTGGATGCGTTTGACGGCACGCAGCAAAGTCGGCGCCGCGGCGTTGCGCAGCACACCGATTGTGTTGTTGCCGCGCACCCAGGTGAGCCTCTGGAGTGGATTGACCGACCAACCCGCGCCAACCGAACTGTCGTTGCGTGCGCAGAAGGTCCACGACACGTTGACTGAACACGGCGCAATGTTTTTTGACGAACTGACCGCCGAAGCCCGTTTGCTGCGAACAGAGCTGGAAAATGCCCTTCAGGAACTGGTCGGTGCGGGCCTGGTGAACGCTGACAGCTTCGCCGGTTTGCGTGCGCTGATTACGCCTGCGAGCAAGCGTTCGGCCCATACCAGCCGCCGCAATCGGGGCGCCTTCATTGGCGGGATGGACGACGCCGGACGCTGGGCGCTGTTGCGTCGGTCCGCCACGCCGCAGGTGATCGACTCAAAACGCGCGCCGCCGACAGACCCGGCAACGCTGGAACACATTGCCATGACCTTGCTGCGTCGCTACGGCGTGGTGTTCTGGCGGGTATTGGAGCGCGAGCCCGATTGGCTGCCCAGCTGGCGGGAGCTGCTGAGGACGTTTCATCGCCTGGAAGCCCGAGGGGTGATTCGTGGCGGGCGTTTTGTCAGTGGTCTGGCGGGCGAGCAATTTGCGCTGCCTGAAGCCATTCCTGTGCTGCGTGAAATACGCAAGACAGCACCGGACGGCAGCCTTGTCAGCATCAGCGGCGCGGACCCTTTGAATCTGGCGGGCACGCTGCTGCCCGGCGCCAAGGTGCCAGCGCTGGTGGGCAATCGGTTGGTGTATCGGGATGGCATTCCAGCGGCGGCAATTATTGCCGGCAAGCCCCAGTACTGGCTGGAGCTTGATCAATTGGCGATGGCGCAGGTCAGAGACCGATTGTTGCGGTAG
- a CDS encoding mechanosensitive ion channel family protein translates to MLLCIVFFAGSFNVQAADAPAAAAPASSSTPSAEPADPSTPAEPDKPEILVQGGLLGAISSSIDDVQSKLDIDEHLFDSWRLRADRAADELDKLVNKPSSRSKWSVAGDFLMLSAVWMGAFALLYMLGKLIVGRLNRHRYLLKRERVRGVLGYLIPFTIPAVICLPLTLYVSHFLPLSAGRALALCLAYSTSSGIFSTSIILCVIVLFNSGHKRAAVALIRRLSPRPLFVVGFLAALSDALTSPQIARQIGSNVTTSVAVFTGLFASAVFCMLVLRVRRPVAHLIRNRPLASRISRPALQETLKIFSSLWHWPILLMILVSAVNLIGAGEDSQKALRCALLTTVLLISTVFLSTLFQHMFKPNEARVEHAYKQRLLSLVHALMRIGLAVGFIELLGRIWGFSLFEFAQRNALGKVISDSLSSIGLIFLVTWLLWVVMDTAIQEALKPPINSRSGRQPSTRVKTILPLLRNAIKIVLVVICAITTMANLGINVAPLLAGAGVVGLAIGFGSQQLVQDVITGLFIIIEDTISIGDWVVLDSGHAGTVESLTIRTLRLRDGKGFVHSVPFGQIKAVTNQSRQFAYAFFSFQFTYDSDVDSATSLIREAGQAISDDLLLKGKLQGPLEVFGLDRMDMNGIVITAQFRTSSGGQYAVSRAFNDRLKRLVDKSSDVRFAQTYPQLVMSPHNGNTPPVEEGAEQQPLTGKATLINKDGSETPV, encoded by the coding sequence ATGTTGCTGTGCATTGTATTTTTTGCCGGCAGTTTCAACGTTCAAGCCGCTGATGCACCCGCCGCCGCAGCGCCTGCCTCCTCATCGACACCTTCCGCAGAGCCTGCTGATCCCTCAACTCCCGCCGAACCTGACAAACCGGAAATACTCGTCCAGGGCGGTTTGCTGGGCGCGATCAGCTCCAGCATCGACGACGTGCAATCCAAACTTGACATTGACGAGCACCTTTTTGATTCCTGGCGGCTGCGCGCAGACCGTGCTGCAGATGAACTCGACAAGCTGGTCAACAAACCGTCGTCGAGATCCAAATGGAGCGTTGCGGGCGACTTTCTGATGCTGTCGGCGGTGTGGATGGGCGCCTTTGCTCTGCTGTACATGCTGGGCAAGCTGATCGTCGGACGTCTCAATAGGCATCGCTACCTGCTCAAGCGCGAGCGGGTGCGAGGCGTATTGGGTTATCTGATTCCTTTCACCATTCCTGCTGTTATCTGCCTGCCGCTGACGCTTTACGTCAGCCACTTCCTGCCGCTGTCAGCCGGCCGGGCGCTGGCGTTATGCCTGGCGTATTCAACCAGCAGCGGTATTTTTTCGACCTCCATCATTTTGTGCGTGATCGTGTTGTTCAACAGCGGTCACAAGCGCGCGGCCGTGGCCTTGATTCGGCGATTGAGCCCCCGACCTCTGTTTGTCGTGGGTTTTCTTGCGGCGCTCAGCGATGCGCTAACCAGCCCACAGATCGCCAGACAAATCGGCAGCAACGTCACCACCAGCGTCGCGGTCTTTACCGGGCTGTTCGCGTCCGCAGTGTTCTGCATGCTGGTGCTTCGTGTCCGGCGACCGGTCGCGCATCTGATCCGCAATCGACCGCTGGCAAGCCGGATCTCACGCCCCGCGTTGCAGGAAACCCTGAAGATATTTTCCAGCCTCTGGCACTGGCCGATTCTGCTGATGATTCTGGTGTCGGCGGTGAACCTGATCGGTGCCGGCGAAGACAGTCAGAAGGCATTGCGTTGCGCGCTGCTGACAACCGTATTGCTGATCTCGACAGTGTTCCTGAGTACGTTGTTTCAGCACATGTTCAAACCGAACGAAGCGCGCGTCGAACATGCTTACAAGCAGCGGCTGTTGAGCCTGGTGCATGCGTTGATGCGCATTGGCCTGGCGGTGGGATTCATCGAGCTGCTGGGGCGGATCTGGGGGTTTTCGCTGTTTGAATTCGCACAGCGCAACGCCCTGGGCAAGGTCATCAGCGATTCTCTGAGCAGCATCGGCCTGATTTTCCTGGTGACGTGGCTGCTGTGGGTCGTCATGGACACGGCGATTCAGGAAGCGCTGAAGCCGCCGATCAACAGTCGCTCGGGCCGTCAGCCCAGCACGCGGGTCAAAACCATCCTGCCGCTGCTGCGCAATGCCATCAAGATCGTGCTGGTGGTGATTTGCGCGATCACGACCATGGCCAATCTGGGGATCAACGTCGCGCCATTGCTGGCGGGTGCGGGTGTGGTGGGTCTGGCTATCGGCTTCGGTTCGCAGCAGTTGGTGCAGGATGTGATCACCGGTCTGTTCATCATCATCGAAGACACCATTTCGATTGGCGACTGGGTGGTGCTGGATTCCGGGCACGCGGGCACGGTCGAGAGCCTGACCATCCGCACGCTGCGCTTGCGTGATGGCAAAGGGTTTGTGCATTCGGTGCCGTTTGGTCAGATCAAGGCGGTCACCAACCAGTCCCGTCAGTTTGCGTATGCGTTCTTTTCGTTCCAGTTCACCTACGATTCCGACGTCGATTCGGCGACCTCGTTGATTCGTGAGGCAGGACAAGCGATCAGCGACGACCTGCTGCTCAAGGGCAAGCTGCAAGGACCGCTGGAAGTTTTCGGTCTGGATCGGATGGACATGAACGGGATCGTGATTACGGCGCAGTTCCGTACTTCGTCCGGCGGGCAGTACGCCGTTAGCCGTGCATTCAACGATCGCCTCAAACGGCTTGTGGATAAGTCCAGCGACGTTCGTTTTGCGCAAACTTATCCACAGCTGGTGATGAGCCCGCACAACGGCAACACGCCGCCGGTTGAAGAGGGCGCCGAACAGCAACCGCTAACGGGCAAAGCCACGCTGATCAATAAAGATGGCTCTGAAACCCCGGTATGA
- a CDS encoding sugar nucleotide-binding protein produces the protein MRMRLMLLGGGNALGQALIRLGAEEGIGFLAPRPPQDGWDAASLTQLLDDTRPDALINLAYYFDWFQAQSVSADRLDSQERSVERLSELCQHHNIVLVQPSSYRVFDGSRATAYSEKDEPVPLGSRGQALWRMEQSVRATCPQHVLLRFGWLLDDSVDGVLGRFLTLARSPEPLLMADDRRGNPTPVDDAARVIISVLKQLDCAAPLWGTYHYAGHEATTPLALGQAVLTEARLMHPLAIEAPTAQAHAAQADAAQEPQNAVLACKKILHTFGIKPRAWRAGLPNLLDRYYRHV, from the coding sequence ATGCGAATGCGCCTTATGCTGTTGGGCGGCGGGAATGCCCTTGGGCAGGCGTTGATTCGTCTGGGTGCCGAGGAGGGCATTGGCTTCCTTGCACCGCGTCCACCGCAAGACGGTTGGGATGCGGCAAGCCTGACGCAACTGCTCGATGACACCCGTCCGGACGCCCTGATAAACCTTGCCTACTACTTCGACTGGTTCCAGGCGCAGAGCGTGAGCGCGGATCGGCTGGACAGTCAGGAGCGCTCGGTCGAGCGCCTGTCCGAACTCTGCCAGCATCACAATATTGTCCTCGTGCAACCTTCCAGCTATCGCGTCTTCGATGGTTCGCGAGCGACTGCCTACAGCGAAAAAGACGAGCCCGTGCCGCTGGGTTCCAGAGGCCAGGCGTTGTGGCGAATGGAGCAAAGCGTGCGCGCGACCTGTCCGCAACATGTGCTTTTGCGTTTCGGCTGGTTGCTAGACGACAGTGTCGATGGCGTGCTGGGTCGTTTCCTGACCCTTGCGCGATCACCCGAGCCTTTGCTGATGGCCGATGATCGTCGCGGCAATCCGACTCCCGTAGACGACGCGGCCCGGGTCATCATTTCGGTGCTCAAGCAACTCGATTGCGCGGCTCCGCTGTGGGGCACTTATCACTACGCCGGGCATGAGGCGACAACGCCACTGGCGCTGGGGCAAGCGGTCCTCACCGAAGCCCGCCTGATGCACCCACTGGCCATCGAAGCGCCGACAGCTCAAGCGCATGCGGCTCAGGCCGACGCCGCCCAAGAGCCACAAAACGCCGTACTGGCCTGCAAGAAAATCCTTCATACCTTTGGCATCAAGCCGCGCGCCTGGCGTGCCGGTCTGCCGAACTTATTGGACCGCTATTACCGCCATGTCTGA